The Mammaliicoccus sciuri genome window below encodes:
- a CDS encoding tRNA dihydrouridine synthase produces MKENFWSELPRPFFILAPMEDVTDIVFRHVVSEAARPDVFFTEFTNTESFCHPEGIHSVRGRLTFSEDEQPIVAHIWGDKPDHFREMSIGMAEMGFKGIDLNMGCPVANVAGKGKGSGLILRPERAAEIIQAAKAGGLPVSVKTRLGYYDIEEWRDWLKHVFEQDIANLSIHLRTRKEMSKVDAHWELIEAIKNLRDEIAPNTLLTINGDIPDRKTGLELAEKYGIDGVMIGRGIFNNPFAFEKEPREHTSKELLDLLRLHLTLFDKYATSETRQFKSLRRFFKIYVRSMRGASELRHQLMSTETTDEVRALLDEFEAQMEDVVES; encoded by the coding sequence ATGAAAGAAAATTTTTGGAGTGAATTGCCACGTCCATTTTTTATTTTGGCACCTATGGAAGATGTTACGGATATCGTCTTTCGTCACGTAGTCAGTGAAGCAGCGAGACCGGATGTCTTTTTCACTGAGTTTACAAATACGGAAAGTTTTTGTCACCCTGAAGGTATACACAGTGTTCGCGGACGCTTAACGTTCAGTGAAGATGAACAACCTATCGTCGCACATATATGGGGCGACAAGCCAGATCATTTCCGAGAAATGAGTATCGGAATGGCAGAAATGGGCTTTAAAGGTATTGATTTGAATATGGGCTGTCCTGTGGCAAATGTTGCAGGCAAAGGTAAAGGTTCTGGCTTAATTCTAAGACCTGAACGTGCCGCTGAAATTATTCAAGCAGCTAAAGCTGGTGGTCTACCGGTAAGTGTTAAGACACGCCTCGGTTATTATGATATAGAAGAATGGAGAGATTGGTTAAAGCACGTCTTCGAACAAGACATCGCAAACTTATCTATTCACCTTCGTACGCGTAAAGAAATGAGTAAAGTAGATGCACATTGGGAATTAATCGAAGCGATTAAGAATTTGCGTGACGAAATCGCACCAAATACATTGTTAACAATTAACGGTGATATACCTGATAGAAAGACAGGTCTTGAACTTGCTGAAAAATACGGCATCGATGGTGTTATGATCGGTAGAGGTATCTTCAATAATCCATTTGCATTTGAGAAAGAGCCTCGTGAGCATACAAGTAAAGAACTATTAGACCTACTCAGATTACATCTCACATTATTCGATAAATACGCGACAAGTGAAACAAGACAATTCAAAAGCTTACGTAGATTCTTCAAAATATACGTACGTAGCATGAGAGGCGCTAGCGAATTAAGACATCAATTAATGAGTACAGAAACAACAGATGAAGTACGCGCATTACTAGATGAATTCGAAGCTCAAATGGAAGACGTCGTTGAATCTTAA
- a CDS encoding IS256 family transposase has product MTQLNVNLDYEELASAIFGSDMNASMKTIAMTVINAYMEMERDKYVNAGYKQKNSGRNAQRNGYYERDFLMPIGNLTLKVPRTRDGEFTTEVFNQYSRSDQSLILAMTEAYINGVSTRNVNKIVESLTGKSVSKSTVSGVIKNLDPEIKEWAGRPIVSHQYKYVFVDAMHIKVRENNKIVSKGVYIAMGINENRKRDIIGFKISNQESELAWSEFFEDLRMRGLTTPELIISDAHSGLIKSIKSQFIDSSWQRCTFHFLKNIVERFPKKNSKEARMLLKSIFQAPTYRHAVQLKDEFIAQYESNPKYVEAIKILDEGFEDASQFYRFPAQHHKNLRTTNSVENINMQLRKREKIVKTFPNLDSAFRLIGAVLMDIQERFDKSNRPFIA; this is encoded by the coding sequence ATGACTCAATTAAATGTTAACTTAGATTATGAAGAATTGGCAAGTGCTATTTTTGGAAGTGATATGAATGCGTCTATGAAAACAATAGCTATGACTGTCATAAATGCATACATGGAAATGGAAAGAGACAAGTATGTTAATGCTGGATATAAACAAAAGAATTCAGGAAGAAACGCACAACGTAATGGCTATTATGAGCGTGATTTCCTGATGCCTATTGGCAATCTGACATTAAAAGTTCCAAGAACACGTGACGGTGAATTTACAACTGAAGTATTTAATCAATATTCGCGTTCTGACCAATCGCTTATTTTAGCGATGACAGAAGCATACATTAATGGTGTTTCAACTAGAAATGTTAATAAAATTGTGGAATCCCTAACGGGAAAATCTGTGTCTAAATCAACTGTTTCAGGCGTAATAAAAAACCTAGATCCTGAAATTAAAGAATGGGCTGGTAGACCTATTGTTAGTCATCAGTATAAGTATGTATTTGTTGATGCTATGCACATTAAGGTAAGAGAGAATAATAAAATTGTTTCTAAAGGTGTTTATATCGCTATGGGTATCAACGAAAATAGAAAACGCGACATTATTGGCTTTAAAATTTCTAATCAAGAGTCAGAATTAGCTTGGTCAGAGTTTTTTGAAGACTTAAGAATGCGTGGTTTAACAACACCTGAACTTATTATCTCTGATGCGCATTCTGGACTTATTAAATCTATTAAGTCACAGTTTATTGATTCATCTTGGCAACGTTGTACATTCCATTTTCTTAAAAATATTGTAGAGAGATTTCCTAAAAAGAACTCTAAAGAAGCTAGAATGTTACTTAAATCAATATTCCAAGCACCAACATATCGTCACGCTGTTCAGCTCAAAGATGAATTCATTGCACAATATGAAAGTAATCCTAAGTATGTGGAAGCTATTAAAATATTGGATGAAGGCTTCGAAGATGCCTCACAATTCTATAGATTTCCTGCTCAACATCATAAAAATCTAAGAACTACTAATTCAGTTGAAAATATTAATATGCAACTCAGAAAACGAGAAAAAATAGTTAAAACATTCCCTAATCTAGATTCAGCTTTTAGATTAATTGGCGCAGTACTTATGGATATTCAAGAAAGATTTGATAAGTCTAACAGACCATTTATCGCTTAA
- a CDS encoding TrkH family potassium uptake protein, whose amino-acid sequence MNTIFKVTMIYLTLFLTTTIIGSILLYLPVTGRKPIDFVDAFFIATSAFTVTGLSTVDIPNQFNELGYLVILLLIQIGGLGIVTLMIFIMIFTRKNITYKNRELLKYTWSLDNDSGLLNITIRLVLFSFIIEILGAILLSLVFIPDHGLARGGFISIFTSVSSFNNAGFSLFSDSLMSYSDNLIVNVIVPLLIVIGGIGYIVILDLWKANRLSKLSLHSKIVLTTTAILIVIGSLSFWLLEANNVLKNDNWIVQIFKSVFQSISTRTAGFNTVDIGQLHDSTLFIFDLLMFIGAAPMSTGGGIKVTTFAIIIVYLYTLLKGQTHPHIFKKSIVTEQINKAITVCFLSSSIIFISTLSILIQNPKLDTTKVLFETISAFATVGLSTGITADLNSMSKIILILLMIVGKIGVLIILSIFVHLKKELYFYSTEKIHL is encoded by the coding sequence ATGAATACTATATTCAAAGTTACTATGATTTATCTAACACTATTTTTAACGACTACAATCATAGGTTCGATATTACTCTACTTGCCAGTTACTGGACGAAAACCTATTGATTTTGTTGATGCTTTTTTTATCGCTACAAGTGCATTTACAGTAACAGGGCTTTCAACTGTTGATATACCTAACCAGTTTAATGAATTAGGATATTTGGTAATACTTCTACTGATTCAAATTGGTGGGTTAGGAATTGTTACTTTAATGATCTTTATAATGATTTTCACTAGAAAAAACATTACGTACAAAAATAGAGAATTATTAAAGTATACGTGGAGTCTTGATAATGATTCAGGATTACTAAATATAACTATACGCCTTGTTTTATTCAGCTTTATTATCGAGATTTTGGGTGCTATTCTTTTATCGCTTGTCTTTATACCAGATCACGGTCTTGCTAGAGGTGGGTTCATCAGTATATTTACTTCTGTATCATCATTCAATAACGCTGGTTTTTCTTTATTTTCAGATAGTCTGATGAGTTACAGTGATAACTTAATTGTGAACGTCATTGTTCCATTGTTAATTGTAATTGGCGGTATAGGTTATATTGTTATATTAGATTTGTGGAAAGCTAATCGCTTAAGTAAATTAAGTCTACATTCAAAAATCGTATTAACTACTACAGCCATATTAATCGTGATTGGATCACTTTCATTTTGGCTATTAGAAGCAAATAATGTATTAAAAAACGATAATTGGATTGTTCAAATCTTTAAATCCGTTTTCCAATCGATATCAACTAGAACTGCTGGATTCAATACCGTTGACATAGGTCAATTACACGACTCTACTCTATTTATATTTGATTTATTAATGTTTATTGGTGCCGCACCTATGAGTACCGGTGGTGGTATAAAAGTTACGACCTTTGCTATCATTATCGTATATTTATATACTTTATTAAAAGGTCAGACACATCCACATATATTTAAGAAAAGTATTGTGACGGAACAAATAAATAAAGCAATAACTGTATGTTTTTTATCAAGTTCTATAATTTTTATCTCAACATTGAGTATTTTAATTCAAAATCCAAAACTTGATACAACAAAGGTATTATTTGAAACGATTTCAGCTTTTGCAACAGTTGGACTTTCAACTGGCATAACCGCTGATTTAAATTCGATGTCTAAAATTATACTCATTTTGCTAATGATAGTTGGTAAAATAGGCGTACTCATTATCCTTTCGATATTTGTACACCTCAAAAAAGAGTTATACTTTTACTCAACAGAAAAGATTCATTTATAA
- the arsC gene encoding arsenate reductase (thioredoxin), translating to MGKKTIYFLCTGNSCRSQMAEGWGKKILGDSFYVYSAGIETHGVNPKAVEAMKEVGIDISNHTSDLIDNDILRQSDLVITLCSNADDNCPIIPPNVKKEHWGFDDPAGKEWSEFQRIRDEIGSRIQLYKEIFLKN from the coding sequence ATGGGTAAGAAAACAATTTATTTTTTATGTACTGGCAACTCTTGTCGTAGCCAAATGGCAGAAGGTTGGGGAAAGAAAATTTTAGGTGACAGTTTTTATGTCTATTCTGCTGGAATTGAAACACATGGTGTTAATCCAAAAGCAGTAGAAGCTATGAAAGAAGTAGGTATTGATATCTCAAATCATACATCAGACTTGATTGATAATGATATCTTAAGACAATCAGATTTAGTCATAACATTATGTAGCAATGCAGATGATAATTGTCCCATCATACCACCTAACGTCAAAAAAGAACACTGGGGCTTTGATGATCCAGCAGGAAAAGAATGGTCAGAATTTCAACGTATTAGAGATGAAATCGGAAGTAGAATACAATTATATAAAGAAATATTCCTTAAAAATTGA
- a CDS encoding ArsR/SmtB family transcription factor — translation MSYKELSIILKVLSDPSRLEILDLLSCDELCACDLLEHFQFSQPTLSHHMKLLVDNELVYTRKDGNKHMYQLNHVILDDINQNINIINTSNQRCVCKNIKSGEC, via the coding sequence ATGTCTTATAAAGAACTCTCAATAATATTAAAAGTGTTATCAGATCCAAGCAGATTGGAAATATTAGACTTACTTTCTTGTGATGAATTATGTGCTTGTGATTTGTTGGAGCACTTTCAATTCTCACAACCAACACTCAGTCATCATATGAAGTTATTAGTAGATAACGAATTAGTTTATACACGTAAAGATGGTAACAAGCATATGTATCAACTTAATCATGTTATTTTAGATGATATCAATCAAAATATAAACATTATTAACACATCTAACCAACGTTGTGTATGTAAAAATATAAAATCAGGTGAATGTTGA
- the merA gene encoding hypothiocyanous acid reductase MerA encodes MKKYDLLILGFGKGGKTLAKTASAQGKQVAVVEQSKKMYGGTCINIGCIPSKTLVHEGLESGSFNQAFERKEEVVTALNKKNYHNLADDENITVLDYKASFKSNTEVDLLDEQGKVVDTLTADDIVINTGATPVIPDIKGIKESKHLYDSTGIMNLSEQPKRLVIVGGGYISLEFASMFSNFGTQVTVLEANDKLMAREDEEIVSHAIKDLEDKGVKFELGAQTSEFEDKDGYTIAKTNKGDFEAEAVLLAIGRKPNTDLNLENTDIKLGERGEIEVNNQLETAVKHIYAIGDVKGGMQFTYISLDDFRIVKDKLFGSVARTTENRGAVPYTVFIDPPLSRVGLTAKEAKEQRYEIKEGKLPVSNIPRHKINNDPRGLFKVVIDATTNKVLGATLYGLQSEEIINIVKLAIDQNIDYTVLRDNIYTHPTMIESFNDLFNI; translated from the coding sequence ATGAAAAAGTATGATTTATTAATTTTAGGGTTTGGTAAAGGTGGAAAAACACTAGCAAAAACAGCTTCAGCTCAAGGGAAACAAGTAGCAGTTGTTGAACAATCCAAAAAAATGTATGGTGGTACATGTATCAATATCGGCTGTATTCCATCTAAAACATTAGTGCACGAAGGATTAGAAAGTGGATCGTTCAATCAAGCATTTGAGCGTAAAGAAGAAGTCGTAACGGCCCTTAATAAAAAGAATTATCATAATTTAGCAGACGATGAAAATATAACAGTATTAGATTACAAGGCTAGCTTTAAATCCAATACGGAAGTAGACTTATTAGATGAACAAGGCAAAGTTGTAGATACTTTAACAGCAGATGACATTGTGATAAATACTGGTGCAACACCTGTTATTCCTGATATCAAAGGCATTAAAGAATCTAAACATTTATATGATTCTACAGGAATAATGAATTTAAGCGAACAACCTAAACGGTTAGTTATTGTTGGCGGAGGATATATTTCTTTAGAATTCGCATCTATGTTTTCAAACTTTGGTACACAAGTGACTGTATTAGAAGCGAATGATAAATTAATGGCAAGAGAAGATGAAGAAATCGTTTCACATGCGATTAAAGATTTAGAAGATAAAGGTGTAAAATTCGAGTTAGGTGCTCAAACTTCAGAATTTGAAGATAAAGATGGATATACAATCGCTAAAACGAATAAAGGTGATTTTGAAGCAGAAGCGGTATTACTCGCAATTGGTAGAAAGCCAAATACTGACTTAAATTTAGAAAACACTGATATTAAACTAGGTGAACGTGGCGAAATAGAAGTCAATAATCAGTTGGAAACAGCTGTAAAACATATCTATGCAATAGGTGATGTAAAAGGTGGCATGCAATTCACTTATATTTCTTTAGATGACTTTAGAATTGTTAAAGACAAATTATTCGGTTCAGTTGCTCGCACTACAGAAAATAGAGGTGCGGTACCTTATACGGTATTTATAGATCCTCCATTATCTCGTGTGGGATTGACTGCTAAAGAAGCAAAAGAACAAAGGTATGAAATTAAAGAAGGTAAACTACCAGTAAGTAATATACCTCGTCACAAAATTAATAATGATCCTAGAGGTCTGTTTAAAGTTGTGATAGACGCAACAACAAATAAAGTACTTGGCGCTACCTTATATGGTTTACAATCTGAGGAAATCATTAATATAGTAAAACTGGCAATTGACCAAAATATTGACTATACAGTTTTACGTGACAATATATATACACATCCTACTATGATAGAATCATTTAATGATTTATTTAATATTTAA
- a CDS encoding transcriptional regulator translates to MSKLLEEGYITTQKGKYGGYRINGNVLDTPLSNLFKLFASSQSFGRIYTGTKESDCKISNEMSRVMSNYHRKEFEIIEKYYQNISIGDILNDILMEGYNEKV, encoded by the coding sequence ATGAGTAAACTATTAGAAGAAGGTTACATTACAACACAAAAGGGCAAATATGGAGGGTATCGTATAAATGGTAATGTGTTAGATACGCCATTATCCAATTTATTTAAATTATTCGCTTCTAGTCAATCATTTGGCAGAATTTATACAGGTACAAAAGAAAGTGACTGTAAAATCTCAAATGAAATGAGTCGAGTAATGTCCAACTATCATCGAAAAGAATTTGAAATAATTGAAAAATATTATCAAAATATTTCTATTGGAGATATATTAAACGATATATTAATGGAGGGTTACAATGAAAAAGTATGA
- a CDS encoding M23 family metallopeptidase — MKKILTTSIATIGILTMSIAQQDAQAEEQSSVSTQNTHNHTGIENDVYYTIDSKGNYHHTLDGNWNQSMFEHKEYKSYEVDQNGVTHYYYFEKDDNDYSPSQSNQSIKDKGYQVNNGEENQTSETNKETIANDNQTAKHNETGSNGHVATSNETNDNQETAQYNNTASKEQSTHNNDATSTKEAKGNAEASSNWLTKNKKLQEYGQYHGGGAHYGVDYAMEENTPVYALADGTVIQSGWSNYGGGNQVTIKEKNSDYYQWYMHMNKLNVNKGDEVKAGQQIGQSGNTGNSTAPHLHFQRMQGGVGNEYSVNPDSYINNNQ, encoded by the coding sequence ATGAAAAAAATACTAACAACTTCAATAGCGACTATTGGAATTCTAACTATGAGTATTGCTCAACAAGACGCACAAGCTGAAGAACAAAGTAGTGTATCTACGCAAAATACTCACAACCATACGGGAATTGAAAATGATGTTTATTACACAATAGATAGTAAAGGGAATTATCATCACACATTAGATGGCAATTGGAATCAATCTATGTTTGAACATAAAGAATATAAATCGTATGAAGTAGATCAAAATGGTGTTACGCATTATTACTATTTTGAAAAAGATGATAATGATTATTCACCATCTCAATCAAATCAATCAATTAAGGATAAAGGTTATCAAGTAAATAATGGAGAAGAGAATCAAACATCTGAAACAAATAAAGAAACGATAGCAAATGATAATCAAACAGCTAAGCATAATGAAACAGGAAGTAATGGACATGTAGCGACTTCTAATGAAACAAATGATAATCAAGAAACAGCTCAATATAACAATACTGCTTCTAAAGAACAATCTACTCATAACAACGATGCAACTAGCACTAAGGAAGCGAAAGGTAATGCAGAAGCTTCATCAAATTGGCTTACTAAAAATAAAAAGTTACAAGAATATGGTCAATATCACGGCGGAGGTGCACATTACGGTGTAGATTATGCTATGGAAGAAAATACCCCTGTATACGCTTTAGCAGATGGAACTGTGATTCAAAGTGGTTGGAGTAACTACGGTGGTGGTAACCAAGTAACAATAAAAGAGAAAAATAGTGATTATTATCAATGGTACATGCATATGAATAAATTAAATGTAAATAAAGGTGACGAAGTGAAAGCAGGTCAACAAATTGGACAATCAGGTAATACTGGTAATTCAACGGCACCACATTTACATTTCCAACGTATGCAAGGTGGCGTAGGTAATGAATATTCAGTTAATCCAGATTCTTATATCAACAACAATCAATAA
- a CDS encoding SRPBCC family protein, with the protein MPNDFVAEEGKDFTLQAGNFGDSPCKVTKIEPKSIVSFDWGKDWNLTFKLKDIDQHTTEFTLIHSGWNENKKTKFGQPHSVVQSIMDDGWEEIVQKHLVNYVSAY; encoded by the coding sequence ATGCCAAATGACTTTGTAGCAGAAGAAGGGAAAGATTTCACATTACAAGCTGGTAATTTTGGTGATTCTCCATGTAAAGTAACTAAAATTGAACCAAAAAGTATAGTTAGTTTTGATTGGGGGAAAGATTGGAATCTTACCTTCAAATTGAAAGACATTGATCAGCACACAACTGAATTTACATTGATTCATTCTGGATGGAATGAAAATAAAAAAACAAAATTTGGGCAACCTCATTCTGTAGTACAAAGTATTATGGACGATGGTTGGGAAGAAATAGTTCAAAAGCACTTAGTAAATTATGTGTCGGCATATTAA
- a CDS encoding JAB domain-containing protein, whose translation MWYPERKVSSPENAAKIMREFVGPSDREVFVLLSLNTKNEPTHIEKVSVGSLNASIIHPREVFKSAILSNAANIILGHNHPSGHPQPSYEDIEATKRLYEVGKLIGIDVLNHIIFTDDSFISLKESGHL comes from the coding sequence ATGTGGTACCCAGAACGAAAGGTATCATCACCAGAAAATGCTGCTAAGATTATGCGAGAATTTGTAGGTCCCTCTGACAGAGAAGTATTTGTTCTCCTTTCACTAAACACTAAAAATGAACCAACTCACATCGAAAAAGTATCAGTAGGTTCGCTCAATGCTTCCATCATACATCCAAGAGAAGTATTCAAATCAGCTATACTATCAAATGCCGCTAACATCATACTGGGACACAATCATCCAAGTGGTCATCCTCAACCATCATATGAAGATATCGAAGCTACAAAACGTCTATATGAAGTAGGTAAATTGATTGGAATAGATGTCCTCAATCATATCATCTTTACAGATGATTCATTCATTTCACTAAAAGAAAGTGGTCATCTCTAA
- a CDS encoding IS110 family RNA-guided transposase, translating to MVFIEYFGIDVGKGKSFIAHYSNNEFVKEFEITHDNNGFDSLKKYIKNFSGVYFLFEATGIYSKVLEKFCTVNKISFCVINPLEAKLLTNSLRNWKTDKSDAHKLAVLAKNINKKPSRNLLEEKYVKIRELTRYYEEINNQQNYLKNQLIQLLDMTFPELQNLFKDRYSKLALQVASKFPHPDFVDSNDIEELKKIINSCTEKNLSEKKKAQYANKLVEFSMVSYPSVSKDSFLTDKLVYVIEDLLSLMKRHASIKQRLLMLAEEFEEFKIIKSIPGIGDLTAIMIIGELGDIKSFDSHKQLNAYIGIDIKRYQSGKTHFKDKINKRGNKHARSLFYLIIKNFLLGQRLFKNHIIDYYYKLKKQPNGKGHKTASVACINKLLKTIHYLVINNKEYDYHLSPHG from the coding sequence GTGGTTTTTATCGAATATTTTGGAATAGATGTTGGAAAAGGAAAGAGTTTTATTGCACATTATTCAAACAATGAATTTGTTAAAGAATTTGAAATTACCCATGATAATAATGGTTTTGATTCACTAAAGAAATATATAAAGAATTTCTCAGGAGTATATTTCTTGTTTGAAGCTACTGGTATATATTCAAAAGTATTGGAGAAATTTTGTACCGTTAATAAGATTTCGTTTTGTGTAATTAACCCTCTAGAGGCAAAATTACTAACTAATTCTTTAAGAAACTGGAAAACAGATAAATCTGATGCACATAAACTTGCTGTTTTAGCTAAAAATATAAACAAAAAACCTTCTAGAAATTTATTGGAAGAAAAGTATGTAAAAATTAGAGAGCTGACAAGATACTATGAAGAAATTAACAATCAACAAAATTACTTAAAAAACCAATTGATTCAGTTACTAGATATGACTTTTCCAGAATTACAAAACCTATTTAAGGACAGATATTCAAAATTGGCTTTACAAGTAGCTAGTAAGTTCCCACATCCGGACTTTGTTGATTCTAATGATATAGAAGAACTAAAAAAGATAATTAATAGTTGTACAGAAAAAAATCTATCAGAGAAAAAGAAAGCACAATATGCAAATAAACTCGTAGAGTTCTCTATGGTCAGTTATCCTTCTGTTTCTAAAGATTCATTTTTAACAGATAAATTAGTTTATGTGATTGAAGATTTATTAAGCCTAATGAAACGGCATGCTTCTATAAAACAAAGATTATTAATGTTAGCTGAAGAATTTGAAGAATTTAAAATAATTAAATCTATTCCTGGCATTGGTGATTTAACTGCCATAATGATTATTGGCGAATTAGGTGATATCAAATCCTTTGATTCTCATAAGCAATTGAATGCATATATAGGTATTGATATAAAAAGATATCAGTCTGGTAAAACGCATTTTAAAGATAAAATAAACAAACGTGGAAACAAACATGCTAGATCATTATTTTACTTAATCATTAAAAATTTTCTGTTGGGTCAAAGGTTATTTAAAAATCATATTATCGACTATTATTACAAATTAAAAAAGCAGCCTAATGGCAAAGGCCACAAGACTGCATCAGTAGCTTGCATTAACAAACTACTTAAAACCATTCATTATCTCGTAATAAATAATAAAGAATATGATTATCACTTGTCTCCACACGGATAA
- a CDS encoding helix-turn-helix transcriptional regulator — protein sequence MNKAQRLLTIYTRLLNNQGVNKMNLADELEVDESTIQRDIDDIRNYLFDNEEHQQRMEVTYQHKSNEYRLVRKESVLDSSTFSLLITHLQGHSTVITQDIYELLKQIIYKFYNHDGKYLLEQLKKFTVINDVPTSTVSKLQVAIKYQNKISFLYEGERITGIPVNITSNHSQYMLWLKKRTLKFSIRDIKDLQIIGTEHLPNEKVVLKMTKDVWHILRHQYKVDTIETFSDDQITVTFDMNYPEVMNVCILYSPHIMLISPSYMYQPLVNFILAINAVYMNQQIQINNESKEIDNEDKEQRGIK from the coding sequence ATGAACAAAGCACAACGTCTTCTAACGATCTATACTCGTCTTCTTAATAATCAAGGAGTTAACAAGATGAATCTAGCTGATGAGTTAGAAGTCGATGAAAGTACAATACAACGAGATATAGACGATATTAGAAACTATCTATTCGATAATGAAGAGCACCAACAAAGAATGGAAGTTACGTATCAACATAAATCGAATGAGTATCGACTAGTAAGAAAAGAATCCGTACTCGATAGCAGCACCTTCTCTTTACTTATAACGCATCTACAAGGTCATTCAACAGTCATTACGCAAGATATATACGAACTATTAAAGCAAATCATCTACAAGTTCTATAACCATGACGGAAAGTACTTATTAGAACAGCTGAAGAAATTCACAGTGATAAATGACGTTCCAACCAGTACGGTCTCTAAACTCCAGGTTGCAATAAAGTACCAAAATAAGATTAGCTTCCTTTATGAAGGAGAAAGAATTACTGGTATACCTGTCAATATAACAAGTAATCATAGTCAGTACATGTTGTGGCTAAAGAAAAGAACTTTGAAATTTTCTATAAGAGATATTAAAGATTTACAGATTATAGGCACAGAACACCTTCCCAACGAAAAAGTCGTACTGAAGATGACAAAAGATGTTTGGCATATTCTTAGGCACCAGTATAAAGTCGATACAATAGAAACCTTTTCTGATGATCAAATCACTGTAACATTCGACATGAATTATCCTGAAGTAATGAATGTTTGTATACTCTATAGTCCTCATATCATGTTAATCTCACCTTCTTATATGTATCAACCCTTAGTCAATTTCATATTGGCAATAAACGCTGTATATATGAACCAACAGATACAAATCAATAATGAAAGTAAGGAGATTGACAATGAAGATAAAGAACAAAGAGGAATTAAATAA